Part of the Candidatus Moraniibacteriota bacterium genome is shown below.
TCGAGATACTCACGTTCTTTTTCTATGACAATGCGCGGCTTTAGTGATGTTGCTGCTGAATCGAGATAGATGAGGGAAGGATGATGCGTGAAGACAGGGAAGTCTGCTCGTATTGTTTCCGGGTGGATCATATGTGTGGATGAATGCTCAATTTTTCAAGCGCTTCTTTTTCAAGTGCATCTACTTCCGGGTCGCGAGTATATGTGCGCATTTCGTCGAAGAAGTTTCGGAGTGTTCCTTCGGCAAGGAGTCTCTCGGCAGAGATTCGTTCTATACCGCGCGTTTCGAGCGTGAAACGTGCGTCGAGATTGGTTGTGCCCGTTGCGGAAGCATGGCGTGCCGAAACGTCATCGGCGAGGATCTCGAGTCTCGGCGAAGTGCTCGCACGTGAGTGTTCAGAGAGGAGGAGATTGCGATTGGTTTGTGCAGTATCTGTGCGAACGGCTCCTTCTTCGATGCGGATGAGTCCGTCATAGGAGAGGCGTGCGTGTCCGTCGAGGATACTGAGGACGGTGAGGAATGAGCTGGTATCGGACTTCTTGTGATTTTGAATAACGGAGAGGGTAAATGCATCAGTGTCATTTCCTATAAAGAGCGCGAATATGCGCGCAGTAGTGCCGGGCTTTTCGAAAGAAAACTCGATGTGTCGGGACTCATTCCAAAAGAAAAAGACGCGCTGTTCGCGGCGGAGCACAATTTTTTGAGCACGGGTGTTGATGAGATTGAAGAATTGCATAGAGAATGTATTAACCAATCTTCTTGGTCATCTCGAAATGTATGAGACGATTGAGTTCGATGGAATATTCGAGGGGGATTTCTTTGGATATTGGTTCGATGAATCCATTTACGAGAAGTCCCTCGGCATCGGCCTGGACGACGCCGCGCGATTCGAGGGCGAAGAGTTTTTCTTCGCCAATTTTTTCGACGGTCGCTTCGTGTTCGACGGTTGCGTCGCTTCGGTCGATGGTCATCGTAGGATAGGTGTCGCTGCGACTTATTGCATCGAGAATCATGGCGTCGCAGGTGACATTCGTTTTTGCGTGGCTCG
Proteins encoded:
- a CDS encoding SufD family Fe-S cluster assembly protein; amino-acid sequence: MQFFNLINTRAQKIVLRREQRVFFFWNESRHIEFSFEKPGTTARIFALFIGNDTDAFTLSVIQNHKKSDTSSFLTVLSILDGHARLSYDGLIRIEEGAVRTDTAQTNRNLLLSEHSRASTSPRLEILADDVSARHASATGTTNLDARFTLETRGIERISAERLLAEGTLRNFFDEMRTYTRDPEVDALEKEALEKLSIHPHI